Proteins from a single region of Ensifer adhaerens:
- a CDS encoding PAS domain S-box protein, with product MPARQYPFIDIAVHARVREHFARGDAAILFSRDFARILWANDQGAAFFGAGSIYDFIDAGPEQNDLSLRQLRAVAAQLVRVGDRRQLSIRKYSGFRGTPLNVAVEMIRVRPDEDAVLFTAPHAGAPLSIEDRAARMIAGLDGPDTHMAVLDGDGAIVAHSPGFPDLGMSDETRKQLVVAVSRDHDWLIKRPVATRKGHLPAAVGKIADDPSLHLLFAVETILGTLDAEDDSPEAEQAPALPLVQHQGLRASEIATDAEPATDEMGEETAAGPVPVEPLETADEPEAQDVEPQADDSAGVTDEIRAAADDVIEPEPSSATDEATIAPSEDEGDAENLSAETTVETVEAAAAEQAETEVETAEITELATAPEEQADFVFTPGGRAVRFVWKIDAEGRFSEISEEFATAVGPRAADVIGASFTDVAARYDLDRDHKIGTLLQRRDTWSGKTIFWPIQGTSLKVPVDLAALPTYSRSREFDGFRGFGIVRLADAVDDENANGLALGLTEAETNAALAERDESDGPAGEVEAEDQVAADLQLDEQPEHEVAAEPILGESSAAEPQDLPLFSAAPEAADFPAEEESLVEGPLAASDPFQGERPALRVVETPGRRTSDKIVELEQHRAASALTRGEQAAFREIARQLGENFGKPHEDGETAPESAETASATTDEPVLPSENDDTASPQPTLDEPPLEDIAPIQTSENETEIDAETGEDAPGEAEVQQQAADIGLSGEILDSLPIGMLVHRGDQLLHANPEFLRLTAYGDLDDFAQEGGIDALFANGEEAVDGEPDGTMTLIRKDGQLRPVTARLHSMRWDGKSALMLALTPASVPSAEPAKGDETVAGGEQVDRLKTEIDELKSILETATDGVVVLGHDGDIRSVNRSASALFNYDEGEIRGKPFAALFAHESQKAVIDYLHGLSGHGVASVLNDGREVIGREANGGFIPLFMTIGRLSASNGFCAVIRDITQWKRTEEELRNAKRAAETANAHKTEFLARVSHEIRTPLNAIIGFSDMMASEHFGPVGHPRYIEYAGDIGRSGRHVLDIVNDLLDISKIEAGEMELDFGAVEINEAVSEAVSLVQPQANSQRVIIRTSLSAAVPNVVADGRSIKQIALNILANAIRFTPSGGQIVVSTSYEANGSVILRIRDTGVGMTRSELDQAMKPFRQVTTGARKRGDGTGLGLPLTKAMAEANRAHFSITSAPNEGTLVEISFPSQRVLAN from the coding sequence ATGCCCGCAAGACAGTATCCTTTCATCGACATCGCCGTGCATGCGCGGGTGCGAGAGCATTTCGCCCGCGGCGATGCGGCGATCCTGTTTTCGCGGGATTTCGCACGCATCCTCTGGGCAAACGATCAGGGTGCTGCGTTCTTCGGTGCCGGATCGATCTATGACTTCATCGATGCCGGGCCGGAACAGAACGATCTTTCGCTGCGCCAGTTGCGCGCCGTCGCGGCACAGCTCGTGCGCGTCGGTGACCGCCGCCAGCTTTCGATCCGCAAGTACTCGGGCTTTCGCGGTACGCCGCTCAATGTCGCCGTCGAAATGATCCGCGTTCGGCCGGACGAGGATGCCGTGCTCTTCACTGCGCCGCATGCGGGCGCACCACTTTCGATCGAAGATCGGGCCGCACGCATGATCGCCGGTCTGGACGGCCCCGACACCCACATGGCGGTGCTCGACGGCGATGGCGCCATCGTCGCGCATTCGCCAGGCTTTCCCGACCTTGGCATGTCGGACGAGACGCGCAAGCAACTCGTCGTCGCCGTCTCTCGCGATCACGACTGGCTGATCAAACGGCCGGTCGCCACCCGCAAGGGTCATCTTCCGGCGGCCGTCGGCAAGATCGCCGATGACCCGTCGCTGCACCTGCTCTTTGCCGTCGAGACCATTCTCGGCACTCTCGACGCCGAGGACGATTCTCCTGAAGCAGAGCAAGCGCCGGCGCTGCCGCTCGTGCAGCATCAGGGCCTTCGTGCAAGCGAGATTGCCACCGATGCCGAACCGGCAACCGACGAAATGGGCGAAGAAACGGCCGCAGGCCCGGTGCCGGTCGAGCCGTTGGAAACGGCTGACGAACCCGAGGCACAGGACGTCGAACCACAGGCCGACGACAGTGCCGGCGTCACGGACGAAATCCGCGCCGCAGCGGACGACGTCATCGAGCCTGAGCCGTCCAGCGCCACCGATGAGGCGACAATTGCGCCGTCCGAGGACGAAGGCGACGCCGAGAACCTGAGCGCCGAGACCACCGTCGAAACCGTCGAAGCGGCTGCCGCCGAGCAGGCAGAGACCGAAGTTGAGACGGCCGAAATCACCGAACTGGCCACGGCTCCCGAAGAGCAGGCGGATTTCGTTTTCACGCCCGGCGGTCGTGCGGTGCGTTTCGTCTGGAAAATCGATGCCGAGGGCCGATTCAGCGAAATCTCCGAGGAATTCGCGACTGCGGTCGGCCCGCGCGCGGCCGACGTGATCGGCGCGAGCTTCACTGATGTTGCGGCGCGTTACGATCTCGACCGCGACCACAAGATCGGCACGCTGCTGCAGCGTCGCGACACCTGGTCCGGCAAAACGATCTTCTGGCCCATTCAAGGCACGAGCCTCAAGGTTCCGGTCGATCTCGCCGCTCTGCCCACCTATTCCCGCTCGCGTGAATTCGACGGCTTCCGCGGCTTCGGCATCGTGCGCCTGGCAGATGCGGTCGATGACGAGAACGCCAACGGCCTTGCGCTCGGCCTCACGGAGGCGGAGACGAACGCGGCCCTGGCAGAACGGGACGAAAGCGACGGTCCAGCTGGCGAAGTGGAGGCCGAAGACCAGGTTGCCGCCGATCTGCAGCTCGACGAGCAACCCGAGCATGAAGTTGCGGCAGAGCCTATCTTGGGTGAAAGCAGCGCTGCCGAACCGCAAGACCTGCCGCTTTTCTCGGCCGCGCCGGAAGCCGCGGATTTTCCCGCTGAAGAAGAAAGCCTCGTTGAAGGGCCCCTGGCCGCGTCGGATCCTTTCCAGGGCGAGCGTCCGGCGCTGCGGGTCGTCGAGACACCCGGCCGACGGACTTCCGACAAGATCGTCGAACTGGAGCAGCACCGTGCGGCGAGCGCTCTGACGCGCGGCGAACAGGCGGCCTTTCGCGAGATCGCCCGGCAACTGGGCGAGAATTTCGGCAAACCGCACGAAGACGGAGAAACGGCGCCGGAAAGCGCGGAAACAGCCAGCGCGACAACAGACGAGCCCGTCCTCCCGAGCGAGAACGACGACACCGCTTCGCCGCAGCCAACGCTGGACGAGCCGCCGCTTGAGGACATTGCGCCTATCCAGACAAGCGAAAACGAAACCGAGATTGATGCGGAGACAGGCGAGGACGCCCCCGGCGAAGCCGAAGTCCAGCAGCAAGCGGCCGACATCGGCCTCAGCGGTGAGATCCTCGACAGCCTGCCGATCGGCATGCTGGTCCATCGTGGCGACCAATTGCTGCACGCCAATCCGGAGTTTCTGCGGCTCACCGCCTATGGCGATCTCGACGATTTCGCACAGGAAGGCGGCATAGACGCGCTCTTTGCCAATGGCGAAGAGGCTGTCGATGGCGAGCCGGACGGAACGATGACGCTGATCCGCAAGGACGGCCAGCTGCGGCCGGTCACCGCGCGCCTGCACTCGATGCGCTGGGACGGCAAGAGCGCCCTGATGCTGGCATTGACGCCGGCAAGTGTGCCGAGCGCTGAGCCGGCCAAGGGTGACGAGACGGTCGCCGGCGGCGAACAGGTCGACCGCCTGAAGACGGAAATCGACGAGCTCAAATCCATCCTCGAAACCGCCACCGATGGCGTCGTCGTTCTCGGCCATGACGGTGATATCCGTTCGGTGAACCGTTCGGCGAGCGCCCTCTTCAACTATGACGAGGGCGAGATCCGCGGCAAACCCTTCGCCGCGCTCTTCGCCCACGAAAGCCAGAAGGCGGTGATCGACTATCTGCACGGTCTTTCCGGCCACGGCGTGGCGAGCGTGTTGAACGACGGCCGCGAGGTGATCGGGCGGGAGGCCAATGGTGGCTTCATCCCGCTGTTCATGACCATCGGAAGGCTGTCGGCCTCCAACGGCTTCTGCGCCGTGATCCGCGACATCACCCAATGGAAGCGGACCGAGGAAGAGCTCCGGAACGCCAAGCGCGCAGCCGAAACGGCAAATGCCCACAAGACCGAGTTCCTCGCGCGCGTCAGCCACGAGATCCGCACGCCGCTCAACGCCATCATCGGTTTCTCCGACATGATGGCGAGCGAGCACTTCGGCCCGGTCGGCCACCCGCGCTATATCGAATATGCCGGCGATATCGGCCGCTCAGGCCGCCACGTGCTCGATATCGTCAACGATCTCCTGGATATCTCGAAGATCGAAGCCGGCGAAATGGAGCTGGATTTCGGCGCCGTCGAGATCAACGAGGCGGTTTCCGAGGCCGTATCGCTCGTCCAGCCGCAGGCCAACAGCCAGCGTGTCATCATCCGCACTTCTCTGTCGGCGGCCGTGCCGAACGTCGTTGCCGACGGTCGCTCGATCAAGCAGATCGCGCTCAACATCCTGGCCAATGCCATCCGCTTCACGCCCTCAGGCGGCCAGATCGTCGTGTCGACCTCCTACGAGGCAAACGGCAGCGTCATCCTGCGGATTCGCGACACCGGCGTCGGCATGACGCGCAGCGAGCTGGACCAGGCGATGAAACCGTTCCGGCAGGTGACGACGGGCGCGCGCAAGCGTGGCGATGGCACCGGACTCGGCCTGCCGCTGACCAAGGCCATGGCGGAAGCGAACCGGGCGCACTTCTCGATCACTTCGGCGCCGAACGAAGGCACGCTGGTGGAAATCTCCTTCCCGTCACAACGCGTCTTGGCGAACTGA
- a CDS encoding phasin, which produces MATKKTDDVFSLSSFDPAKFTDSFRDFAEKGAAQSKEAYAKMKTAAEEATKTVEATLESAQTGTVEIGLKAIEALRTNAENSLSHMEALLGVKSLSELVELQTGFIRKQAELAVEQAKTMQEATKKVAENVVKPGKEAAEKAMSSFKKV; this is translated from the coding sequence ATGGCTACCAAGAAGACCGACGACGTATTTTCCCTTTCCTCGTTCGACCCGGCGAAGTTCACCGACAGCTTCCGCGATTTCGCGGAAAAGGGTGCAGCCCAGTCGAAGGAAGCCTATGCCAAGATGAAGACGGCCGCCGAAGAGGCGACGAAGACCGTCGAAGCCACGCTTGAAAGCGCTCAGACCGGCACCGTCGAAATCGGTCTCAAGGCGATCGAAGCGCTGCGCACCAATGCCGAAAACTCGCTCTCGCACATGGAAGCGCTGCTCGGCGTGAAGTCGCTCTCCGAACTCGTCGAGCTGCAGACGGGCTTCATCCGCAAGCAGGCCGAACTCGCCGTCGAGCAGGCCAAGACCATGCAGGAAGCGACCAAGAAGGTTGCCGAGAACGTCGTAAAGCCGGGCAAGGAAGCTGCCGAAAAGGCAATGTCCTCCTTCAAGAAGGTCTAA
- a CDS encoding adenylate/guanylate cyclase domain-containing protein, giving the protein MANESIMRRLAAILAADVVGYSRLMERDEKNTYTQLMARWKEVLEPLVASHQGRVFKTTGDGVLVEFSSAVNAVECAAALQRAMAAANRDVPADQAIVLRVGVNMGDIMVADSDLYGDGVNVAARIEALARPGGVAISDGVHEYVHGRIDLEFIDSGHHEVKNIERPVHIWSWSPDEYGDAPAKVVPEAPPQLPSRPSIAVLPFDNMSGDPEQGYFADGITEDIITDLSKVSGLFVIARNSSFAYKGKSPDIRQVSRDLGVRYVLEGSVRRAANRIRINAQMIDGTTGGHLWAERYDRGIEDIFEVQDEVTRTIVTALKVKLTTGEEERREGRNKVDPEAYDLLVRSRQAILRFDARSSAEARSMLERAIAIDPGLAAAYASLSIIALTDYINRWNGGAFDNVSRALELAQKAIDTDDNEAHGHHALSLALCWGRRFDEAERAAQHMLKLDPNSASGHTALGSIRDFQSQFEEALPYYTRAHRLDPQFDLSLHFLGRTLLNLGRFDEAEIAFKRRLALAPRSDMTRFYLACLYGRTGRAEEARRYWHEVFEVNPSFSIDHFKRAMPYKDPTVLNRLIDGLREAGISL; this is encoded by the coding sequence ATGGCCAACGAATCCATCATGCGCAGGCTCGCCGCCATCCTGGCTGCTGACGTCGTCGGCTACAGTCGGCTGATGGAGCGTGACGAGAAGAATACCTACACGCAACTCATGGCGCGCTGGAAAGAGGTGCTGGAGCCACTTGTCGCGAGCCATCAGGGTCGGGTCTTCAAGACGACAGGGGACGGGGTGCTCGTCGAGTTCTCCAGCGCCGTCAATGCGGTCGAATGTGCGGCAGCCCTTCAGCGGGCCATGGCGGCCGCAAACAGGGACGTTCCGGCGGACCAGGCCATCGTGCTGCGCGTCGGGGTCAACATGGGCGACATCATGGTCGCCGACAGTGACCTTTATGGCGATGGCGTCAACGTCGCGGCCCGGATAGAGGCGCTCGCCAGACCCGGCGGCGTGGCGATTTCGGACGGGGTGCACGAATATGTGCATGGCCGCATCGACCTCGAATTCATCGACAGCGGCCACCACGAGGTCAAGAACATCGAACGCCCGGTGCACATCTGGAGCTGGTCGCCGGATGAGTATGGGGACGCGCCTGCGAAGGTCGTTCCCGAAGCACCGCCGCAACTCCCGAGCCGGCCATCGATCGCCGTCCTGCCGTTCGACAACATGTCCGGCGATCCGGAACAGGGTTACTTCGCCGATGGTATCACCGAGGATATCATCACCGATCTTTCGAAGGTCTCCGGTCTCTTCGTCATCGCCCGCAATTCCTCCTTCGCCTACAAGGGCAAGTCGCCCGACATCCGCCAGGTCAGTCGAGATCTCGGCGTTCGCTACGTGCTTGAAGGCAGCGTTCGCCGTGCCGCCAATCGCATCCGTATCAACGCCCAGATGATCGACGGCACGACAGGTGGTCATCTCTGGGCCGAGCGCTACGACCGCGGGATCGAAGACATCTTCGAAGTTCAGGACGAGGTGACCCGCACGATCGTCACTGCGCTCAAGGTGAAGCTGACCACCGGCGAGGAAGAGCGGCGTGAGGGCCGCAACAAGGTCGATCCGGAGGCCTATGACCTGCTCGTGCGCTCCCGTCAGGCGATCCTTAGGTTCGATGCGCGATCCTCCGCCGAGGCACGCAGTATGCTTGAGCGCGCCATTGCCATCGATCCGGGGCTTGCCGCCGCCTACGCCTCACTCTCGATCATCGCCTTGACCGACTATATCAATCGCTGGAACGGTGGAGCGTTCGACAATGTGTCGCGTGCGCTCGAACTCGCCCAGAAGGCCATCGATACCGACGACAACGAGGCGCATGGCCATCACGCCCTGTCGCTGGCACTCTGCTGGGGACGACGTTTCGACGAGGCGGAACGTGCAGCGCAGCATATGCTGAAGCTCGATCCAAATTCCGCCAGCGGTCATACGGCGCTCGGCTCGATCCGAGATTTCCAGAGTCAGTTCGAGGAAGCGCTACCCTATTACACCCGGGCCCACAGGCTCGATCCGCAATTCGACCTGTCGCTGCATTTCCTCGGACGGACCCTGCTCAATCTCGGCCGCTTCGACGAAGCCGAGATTGCCTTCAAGCGGCGGTTGGCCCTGGCGCCGCGCTCGGATATGACGCGTTTCTATCTTGCCTGCCTTTATGGTCGCACCGGGCGCGCCGAAGAAGCGCGGCGCTACTGGCATGAGGTCTTCGAGGTCAATCCGAGCTTCTCCATCGATCATTTCAAGCGCGCGATGCCTTACAAGGATCCGACCGTGCTCAACCGTCTGATCGACGGCTTGCGCGAGGCCGGCATTTCGCTCTGA
- a CDS encoding LysR family transcriptional regulator, with product MNWDDVRMFLAVARTGQILAASKRLGLNHATLSRRVTALEEAMKTRLLVRRPNGCELTAEGEIFLTAAERMETEMLAAQSQIGRIDTAIAGTVRIGAPDGFGVSFLAPRLGRLTARYPELKLQLVPVPRSFSLSQREADIAITIERPEQGRLVSSKLTDYTLGLYASSNYLEKHGTPQTIDDLRDHRRIGYVEDLIFTPSLNFSAEIMRSWDASFEISSATGQTEAVRSSAGIGILHNYIARHTPELKRILPETTIRRAYWTTYHESARDLVRVRTVVAFLQELITAEHQIFI from the coding sequence ATGAACTGGGACGATGTCAGAATGTTTCTAGCCGTCGCGCGCACGGGCCAGATCCTCGCCGCCTCAAAACGGCTCGGTCTCAACCACGCGACCCTCAGCCGCCGGGTGACGGCGCTCGAGGAAGCGATGAAGACGCGGCTTCTCGTGCGCCGGCCGAACGGATGCGAACTGACGGCCGAAGGCGAGATCTTCCTGACGGCCGCAGAGCGGATGGAGACCGAGATGCTGGCGGCACAATCGCAGATCGGCCGGATCGACACGGCGATCGCCGGCACTGTGCGCATCGGCGCGCCCGACGGCTTCGGCGTTTCTTTCCTGGCGCCCCGGCTCGGCCGCCTGACCGCGCGCTATCCGGAACTGAAACTGCAGCTCGTGCCGGTGCCGCGGTCCTTCTCGCTGTCGCAGCGCGAGGCCGATATCGCGATTACCATCGAGCGGCCGGAACAGGGGCGTCTCGTTTCCTCAAAACTCACGGACTACACGCTCGGCCTTTACGCCTCGTCGAACTATCTCGAAAAGCACGGCACGCCGCAAACGATCGATGACCTCAGGGACCATCGCCGCATCGGCTATGTCGAGGACCTGATCTTCACCCCATCGCTGAACTTCTCGGCCGAGATCATGCGCAGCTGGGACGCGTCGTTCGAGATCTCCAGCGCCACCGGCCAGACGGAGGCAGTGCGCTCCAGCGCCGGTATCGGCATCCTGCACAACTACATCGCCCGCCACACGCCGGAACTCAAACGCATCCTGCCGGAGACGACCATCCGCCGCGCCTACTGGACGACCTATCACGAAAGTGCCCGCGACCTCGTGCGGGTGCGCACGGTGGTGGCCTTTCTGCAGGAGTTGATAACGGCGGAACACCAGATCTTCATCTGA
- a CDS encoding CoA-acylating methylmalonate-semialdehyde dehydrogenase — protein MYELGHFIDGKRVAGKSGRVSNIFNPATGEVQGTVALASDAELAAAVESAKAAQPKWAATNPQRRARVFMKFVELLNANMNELAEILSREHGKTIEDAKGDLIRGLEVCEFVIGIPHLQKSEFTEGAGPGIDMYSIRQAVGIGAGITPFNFPAMIPMWMFAPAIACGNAFILKPSERDPSVPIRLAELMIEAGLPAGILNVVNGDKGAVDAILTHPDIAAVSFVGSTPIARYVYGTAAMNGKRAQCFGGAKNHMIIMPDADMDQAANALMGAGYGSAGERCMAISVAVPVGEDTANRLIEKLTPMVESLRIGPYTDDKADMGPVVTKEAEQRIRSLIDSGVEQGAKLVVDGRDFKLQGYEKGHFIGGCLFDNVTPDMDIYKTEIFGPVLSVVRAKNYEEALDLPMKHEYGNGVAIYTRDGDAARDFASRINIGMVGVNVPIPVPLAYHSFGGWKSSSFGDLNQHGPDSIKFWTRTKTITERWPSGIKDGAEFVMPTMK, from the coding sequence ATGTACGAATTGGGTCATTTCATCGATGGCAAGCGCGTTGCCGGCAAGAGCGGCCGCGTCAGCAACATCTTTAACCCGGCAACCGGCGAAGTGCAGGGCACCGTGGCGCTCGCCAGCGACGCGGAACTGGCGGCAGCCGTCGAAAGCGCCAAGGCAGCGCAGCCGAAGTGGGCGGCCACCAACCCGCAGCGTCGCGCCCGCGTCTTCATGAAGTTCGTCGAGCTTCTGAACGCCAACATGAACGAGCTCGCCGAGATCCTCTCGCGCGAACACGGCAAGACGATCGAAGATGCCAAGGGTGACCTTATCCGCGGCCTCGAAGTCTGCGAATTCGTCATCGGCATTCCGCATCTGCAGAAGAGCGAATTCACCGAAGGTGCCGGCCCCGGCATCGACATGTACTCGATCCGCCAGGCCGTCGGCATCGGCGCCGGTATCACACCGTTCAACTTCCCGGCGATGATCCCGATGTGGATGTTCGCCCCGGCGATCGCCTGCGGCAATGCCTTCATCCTGAAGCCGTCCGAGCGTGACCCATCCGTTCCGATCCGCCTTGCCGAACTGATGATCGAAGCCGGCCTGCCGGCCGGCATCCTCAACGTCGTCAACGGCGACAAGGGCGCGGTCGACGCAATCCTGACGCATCCGGATATCGCTGCCGTCTCCTTCGTCGGCTCGACGCCGATCGCCCGCTACGTCTATGGCACCGCGGCGATGAACGGCAAGCGCGCCCAGTGCTTCGGCGGCGCCAAGAACCACATGATCATCATGCCCGACGCCGACATGGACCAGGCCGCCAACGCGCTGATGGGTGCCGGCTACGGGTCGGCCGGCGAGCGCTGCATGGCGATCTCGGTCGCCGTGCCGGTCGGCGAAGACACCGCCAACCGCCTGATCGAGAAGCTGACGCCGATGGTCGAAAGCCTGCGCATCGGTCCCTATACCGACGACAAGGCCGACATGGGCCCGGTCGTCACCAAGGAAGCCGAACAGCGCATCAGAAGCCTCATCGACAGCGGTGTCGAACAGGGCGCCAAGCTCGTCGTCGACGGCCGCGACTTCAAGCTTCAAGGGTATGAGAAAGGCCACTTCATCGGCGGCTGCCTGTTCGACAACGTCACGCCCGACATGGACATCTACAAGACCGAAATCTTCGGACCGGTTCTCTCGGTCGTTCGCGCCAAGAACTACGAGGAAGCCCTCGATCTGCCGATGAAGCACGAATACGGCAACGGTGTCGCGATCTACACCCGCGACGGCGATGCTGCCCGCGACTTCGCCTCGCGCATCAACATCGGCATGGTTGGCGTCAACGTGCCGATCCCGGTTCCGCTCGCCTACCATTCCTTCGGCGGCTGGAAGTCCTCGTCCTTCGGCGACCTCAACCAGCACGGCCCGGACTCGATCAAGTTCTGGACCCGCACGAAGACGATCACCGAGCGCTGGCCCTCGGGCATCAAGGATGGTGCCGAGTTCGTCATGCCGACGATGAAATAA
- a CDS encoding YjgN family protein yields the protein MVVAETASIQAAPARGVSRDFHSFSFTGSGKEYFGIWIVNVFLTIVTLGIYSAWAKVRRNRYFYGSTVLLGRAFEYHAKGKQILIGRVIVFGYLIAYNLLLTFVPIVGIVLVLLSLFFVPWLVARGLRFNARVTSYRNVRFDFVGTTGGAFKAFILGGFLSVITLGLLTPLASRWVGRYVGSNMRFGGKAFDTNPAFGPLYRGLFLGVGLALVVALVVLAIVMGTLRMAPGLFNPPAFNPSDIQIWQWVIVVAGYLATACLYGIVALFYSAAVRNAVWRSTVFDGKHRFSSRLSRGRYTLIAISNLLATILTLGLLRPWAAVRMARYKWTLTGVTVVGAVGTLMSEIEAQSSAVGAEFMDFEGFDFGF from the coding sequence ATGGTCGTAGCTGAAACGGCGTCGATTCAAGCGGCGCCGGCACGTGGGGTGTCGCGCGATTTTCACAGTTTCTCATTCACCGGAAGCGGCAAGGAGTATTTCGGCATCTGGATCGTCAACGTGTTTCTGACGATCGTGACGCTTGGCATCTATTCCGCTTGGGCGAAGGTCCGGCGCAACCGATACTTTTACGGAAGCACGGTTCTGCTCGGCCGTGCCTTCGAGTACCACGCCAAGGGCAAGCAGATCCTGATCGGGCGGGTGATCGTTTTCGGTTATCTGATCGCCTACAATCTCTTGCTGACCTTCGTTCCCATCGTCGGCATCGTCCTCGTCCTGCTTTCGCTCTTCTTCGTTCCCTGGCTGGTTGCCCGTGGATTGCGCTTCAACGCACGAGTGACGAGCTACCGCAACGTTCGCTTCGACTTCGTCGGCACCACGGGTGGCGCCTTCAAGGCCTTTATCCTCGGTGGCTTCCTTTCCGTAATCACATTGGGGTTGCTGACGCCGCTCGCGAGCCGTTGGGTGGGGCGCTACGTCGGCTCGAACATGCGCTTCGGCGGAAAGGCCTTTGACACGAACCCCGCGTTCGGCCCCCTTTATCGTGGTTTGTTTCTTGGCGTGGGGCTGGCGTTGGTCGTGGCGCTCGTTGTCTTGGCGATCGTGATGGGCACACTGCGCATGGCACCCGGCCTGTTCAACCCACCAGCCTTCAATCCGTCCGACATCCAAATCTGGCAATGGGTGATTGTTGTTGCCGGCTATCTGGCGACGGCGTGCCTCTACGGGATCGTGGCATTGTTTTACAGCGCGGCCGTGCGCAATGCGGTCTGGCGCTCGACGGTCTTTGACGGGAAACACAGGTTCTCCAGCCGTCTGTCACGGGGCCGCTACACCTTGATCGCCATCTCGAATCTTCTTGCCACAATCTTGACGCTGGGCCTGTTGCGTCCCTGGGCGGCGGTGCGCATGGCGCGCTACAAATGGACCTTGACGGGTGTGACCGTCGTTGGAGCCGTCGGAACGCTGATGAGCGAGATCGAAGCACAATCGTCCGCCGTTGGTGCAGAGTTCATGGATTTCGAAGGGTTCGATTTTGGCTTCTAG
- a CDS encoding M48 family metallopeptidase has protein sequence MASSSTEIARGEWHPAGSSHSVPSRLVEEGGSLKALDGSSTELASGVFAAVDISDRVGAIPRRVEFADGSLFETPDNEAVDRFLKLKGRVDHIHEWERFRPRLIAVVAATMLCGIAIYRYAVPALVEVAVLVTPPIVPQIMSTSTMETMDRTVFNHTQLTDERQNRIREGFRAIVTFSNRGEGGYTLNFRKGGVIGPNAFALPDGTLVVTDELIELAGDDTEMIVGILAHEIGHVDLEHSLRQIYRAAGVAGLIMMIGGDIGSGAEDILVQGAGLLSLSYSRGAESAADRHSVELMQKAGRDPTAAARFFDLLEEKLGDHGDTSILSTHPGTPERRKAILDYAAELRAKAQ, from the coding sequence TTGGCTTCTAGCAGTACCGAGATTGCGCGTGGCGAATGGCATCCGGCCGGATCGAGCCACTCGGTGCCCTCACGGCTGGTGGAAGAGGGCGGCAGCCTGAAAGCGCTGGACGGATCGAGCACCGAACTCGCAAGTGGCGTCTTTGCAGCCGTCGATATTTCCGACCGCGTCGGGGCGATTCCACGTCGTGTCGAGTTCGCAGACGGTTCGTTGTTCGAAACGCCGGACAACGAAGCCGTCGATCGTTTTCTGAAGCTGAAAGGCAGGGTTGACCACATCCACGAATGGGAGCGCTTCCGCCCGCGTCTCATTGCCGTCGTCGCGGCGACCATGCTTTGCGGCATCGCCATCTATCGCTACGCCGTGCCTGCGCTTGTCGAGGTTGCGGTGCTGGTCACGCCGCCGATCGTGCCGCAGATCATGTCGACCAGCACGATGGAAACGATGGACCGCACAGTGTTCAACCACACGCAGCTGACCGACGAACGGCAGAACCGGATCCGCGAGGGGTTCAGGGCGATTGTCACTTTCTCCAATCGTGGCGAGGGCGGATACACACTCAACTTCCGCAAGGGCGGCGTGATCGGGCCGAATGCCTTTGCGCTGCCGGATGGCACGCTGGTCGTCACCGATGAGCTCATCGAGCTTGCCGGCGACGACACGGAAATGATTGTGGGCATTCTGGCGCATGAGATCGGCCACGTCGATCTCGAGCACAGTCTCCGGCAAATATACCGCGCCGCAGGCGTTGCCGGTCTTATCATGATGATCGGTGGCGACATCGGTTCCGGCGCTGAGGATATCCTGGTGCAAGGCGCCGGTCTTCTTTCGCTGTCCTATTCACGGGGCGCCGAAAGCGCTGCCGACAGGCATTCGGTCGAACTGATGCAGAAGGCGGGCAGGGATCCGACGGCGGCTGCGCGCTTCTTCGATTTGCTCGAAGAGAAGCTTGGCGATCACGGCGATACAAGCATCCTCTCGACGCATCCCGGTACGCCCGAGCGACGCAAGGCGATCCTTGACTATGCGGCAGAGCTGCGTGCCAAGGCTCAATGA